CCGTGATGCGGTGCGGGCGTTCGGAGACCGTCAGGACGTGCCGCAGCACCCGGTCGATCTCCGCGTCGCCGCGCCTGCTCTGCTTGTACGTGAGCCGCCCCGAGTCGCCCGCGCAGGCCAGCACGAGCCCGTGCTTGACCTGGTCGATGCGTTCCGCGTTGCGGGCGAGCCAGGTGATCGCGCCGACGGTGCCGGGCGCGAAGATGAACCGGTACGTGTAGTACGGGTTCTGCTCGGCCAGCGCCCGGGCCAGGAACGTCGCCACCGCGATGCCGGCCAGGTTGTCGTTGGCCAGCGACGGGTGGCAGACGTGGCAGGAGACGATGACCTCGTCGGCGACCTGCCCGGGGACGACGTGCTCGGCGTAGGTGAGGTGGCCGTCGGCGAGCGTGGAGTCGATGCGCACTTCGTAGTCGCCGTCCGGCAGCGCGTCCAGGGTCTCCTGGGAGAGGCAGAACCCCCACTCCGGTTTGTAGTAGCTGGTGCGGTACGGCACCCAGCTCGGGTGGTCCGGCAGGGTGTGCAGATGTTCGCGCAGCTCGGACAGGGGCATGGTCGCCGCGACCGGCACGCTGTAGCCGAGCACGTGCAGGCTGGACGCGGCGAAGTCGACGACCCGGCGGCCCGTGCTGTCGGCGACGTACGCGTCGCGGATGTTCCACTCCTGCGGCACCGTCCAGTCGAGCACCCGCGTCCCGGTCGGCACCTCGTGCACGGTGAGCGGGAGGTACTCGTCGACGATCTTCAGGGTGGCACGCACGCCGTCGCCCGTGATGCTCCGGCAGAGCGGGTAGAGACGCTCCACCAGCGCGTGCATCTGCCTGCCTGTCTCGGTCATCGGCGCCACCGCAGGGTGTCGTCGACGGTGCCGGCGTCGGAGGCCGCGCGCAGCACGGCGAGGCGGGTGAAGCGCTGCTCGAAGTCCTCGCGGGTCAGGCCGTGCTTGCGGTAGGCGTCGGCGAGTTCGAGGGCGCCGCGCTTGACCGTCCACTCGCACTCGAAGCCGGGAATCGCGGCGCGGAAGCGGGCGAAGTCGACGCGGTAGGAGCGGGGGTCGGCGCCGTTCTCGCCGGTGATCCGCACCTTCGCGCCGGACACCGCCTCGGCGACCTGCTCGGCGATCTCGGCGACCGTGACGTTGTTGGTCTCGCTGCCGATGTTGAACGCCAGGTCGTGCACCGCGTCGCGGGGCGCGGCGAGCGCGGCGGTGAAGGCCCGTGCGATGTCGGCGGCGTGCACGAGCGGACGCCAGGGCGTGCCGTCGGAGAGGACGAGGACCTCCCCGGACAGGAGGGCGTGGCCGACCAGGTTGTTCAGGACGATGTCGGCGCGCAGCCGGGGCGAGTAGCCGAAGGCGGTGGCATTGCGCATGTACACGGGGCTGAAGTCGTCGTCGGCGAGCGCGTGCAGGTCGTCCTCGACGCGCACCTTGGACTCCGCGTACGGCGTCACGGGCCGCAGCGGAGCGTCCTCGGCGACGAGTTCGCCGCCGCCCGCCGCACCGTAGACGGAGCAGGTGGAGGCGTACAGGAAGCGCCGCACTCCGGCCTCGCGGGCCAGCCGGGCGAGGCGTACGGAGGCGTGGTGGTTGATGTCGTACGTGAGGTCGGGGGCCAGCGCGCCCAGCGGGTCGTTGGAGAGCGCGGCGAGGTGGATCACGGCGTCGATGCCGGTCAGGTGGTCGGGGGTGACGTCGCGCAGGTCGACGCGCGGTCCCGGCGGGTCCGCGGGGCGCGGGCCGAGGACGCAGTCGGCGAACAGGCCGGAGTCCAGGCCGACGACGTCGTGTCCGGCGGCGGTGAGCACCGGGGCCATCACGGTGCCCAGGTAGCCCTGGTGTCCGGTGAGCAGTACGCGCAAGGTTCAATCCCCCAGCTTGAGAGCGAGTTTGGTGACGGCGAACGCCTCGGCGTAGCGCGCGTGGCATTCGATTCCGCGGATCCGGGCGAGGCCGAGGAAGGCCTCGCGGTCGTACCAGGGCCGGTGCCGTTGGGAGGGGTAGTGCTCCTGGAGGAGCCGTACCTTCTCCTCGGCGATCTCCGGTGACAGCGGCTGGTACGCGGTGGGGCGGCCGAGGTCGCCGTCCCACTTGACGATCTCGTAGCCGAGGACGAGGTGGTCGCGGAACGCGGTGGGGATCAGCTGCGCGAGGCCGCGGTGGTCCTGGTGCGCGTCGTCGGTGCGCGGGGCGATGACGAGGTCGGGCTCGGTGCGTGCGCGCAGCTCCTCGACCGCGGCCTTGGCCTCGTCCCAGTGGACGGGCATCCGTCCGTCGGGCAGCTTGAGCACGGTGACGCCGAGTTCGGCGCCGGGGCAGAAGGCGGTGAGCGCGGCCAGCTCCTCCTGCTCGCGCTCGCTGCCGCCGCCGGAGAGCACCAGCGCATCGACGCGCAGGCCCGGCCGTGCCGTGCACAGGGTGAGGAGCGTGCCGCCGGCGCCGATGGCGATGTCGTCGCAGTGCGCGCCCACCGCGACGATCCGGTCGAGGGGTCCCGCGCCGAGCCTGATCACGCGCCCACCCCGGCGTCGTCGTGCTCCCACACGGCCCACGGGCGGTCGCCGCGGGTGTAGGAGTCGTCGAGCGCGGCCCGCTCCTTGACGGTGTCGGTCGGCTTCCAGAAGCCGCGGTGCTGGTGCGCCACCAGGCGGCCGCTCTTGGCGAGTTGGGCACAGCCGTCGGCGACCAGGTCGCCGTTCTCCGGTATGTGGTCGAAGACTTCCTGGCGGAGCACGAAGTAGCCGCCGTTCTCCCACATGGGCAGTTCGCTGACCGGGGTGATGCCGCCCACCAGCCCGTCGTCGCCGAGCTCCACGCAGTGGAACGAGGACTGCGGCGGCACGACCATCATCGACGCGCCCGCGTCGCGCCGGGAGAACTTGTCGATCATCTCCGGCAGCGGGGCGTCGGTGAGCACGTCGGCGTAGTTGGCGAGGAACATCTCGTCGCCGTTCAGGTGGTGGCGCACCCGGCGGAGGCGTTCACCGATCGGCGACTCGATGCCGGTCTGGGCGAACGTGATCGTCCAGTCGGCTATGTCGGTGGAGAGCAGCTCGGTCTGCCCGCCGCGCAGCACGAAGTCGTTGGACGCCGTCTCCTCGTAGTTGAGGAAGAAGTTCTTGATGTGGTGGGCGCCGTATCCGAGGCAGAGGATGAACTCCTTGTGCCCGAAGTGCGCGTAGTAGCGCATGACGTGCCAGATCAGCGGGCGGGGGCCGACCATCGCCATGGGCTTGGGCACGTCGTCGGAGGCTCCGTTGCGCATCCGCATCCCGTAGCCGCCGCAGAAGAGAACGACCTTCATGCTGTGACCTCCTTCGAGGACGCGGCCTCGACGATGCTCAGTTCGGGGATGGGGAAGACGAGGCGGCCACCCCACTCGTGCACGTACGCGAGCTGCTCGGCCAGTTCGGCCCGCAGGTTCCACGGCAGGACGAGGACGTAGTCCGGCTTGTCGGCGGCGATCTGTTCGGGCGCCAGGATCGGGATGCGGGTGCCCGGGGTGAACCTGCCGTGCTTGTACGGGTTGCGGTCGACGGTGTACGCGAGCAGGTCGGGGCGGATCCCGCAGTGGTTGAGCAGGGTGTTGCCCTTGCCGGGCGCGCCGTAGCCGACGACGGTCTCGCCGCGCTCGGCCGCCTCGATCAGGAACTTGAGGAGGTCGCGGCGCACCTTCGCCACGCGGGCGGAGAACTCGGTGTACCCGGACAGCTCCTGGAGTCCGGCGGCCTTCTCGCGGGCCAGTACGTCGGCGACCCGCTGCGAAGGATCGCCCGCCACCTCGGCGGGGCGGGCCCACAGCCGGATGGAGCCTCCGTGGGTGGGCAGCAACTCGACGTCGACGAGGGCGAGTCCGCCGCTGGCGAGGGCGCGGATCGCGGACGCGACCGTGTAGTACTGGAAGTGCTCGTGGTAGATCGTGTCGTACTGGTTCTCCTCGATCAGGGTCAGCAGGTGCTGCACCTCGATGGAGACCCAGCCGTCGTCGGCGACCAGGGCGCGCAGTCCCTGGGTGAAGCCGACGACGTCGGGGATGTGCGCGTACACGTTGTTGGCGACGACCAGGTTGGCCGGGCCGTGCTCGGTGCGGACGGCCGCACCGGTGTCCGGGGAGAGGAACTCGGTGAGCGTGGGGACGCCCGCCTCCCGTGCGGCGGCGCCGACGTTCACCGACGGCTCGACGCCGAGGCAGCGGATTCCGCGCTCCACGACGTGTTTCAGCAGGTATCCGTCGTTGCTCGCGACCTCGACGACGAAGGCGTCCTCACCGAGCCCCGCCCGCTCCACCGCGTCGGCGACGAACGTACGGGCGTGCTCCACCCAGGAGGTCGAGAAGGAGGAGAAGTACGCGTACTCCGTGAACGTCTCCTCCGGCTTGATCAGCGGCGGGATCTGCGCGAGCCAGCAGTCGGTGCAGACCCGCAGGTGCAGCGGGTACGCGGGCTCGGCCAGGTCCAGTCGGTCCGCCGCGAGGAAGCTCTCGCACGGCGGGGTCGCCCCCAGGTCGACGACGCTCGCCAGCGTCGCCGAGCCGCAGAGTCGGCATGCTGTCATCGGTTCCCCCCATATCTGCCCGCGCGTGTCCCCCACCGCGAGCCAGTGCTTGCTTTTCCTGTCGGCGACGGGCTTTCCCCGTCGCCGGACCGCTCCGCGATCGCGGAGCGGTACCCCTCCTCCAGGCGCTCCAGGCCTACGGCCGGGCTGAACCCCTGTTCGTAGCGGCGCCGGGCCGCCCGTCCCATCTCCCGGTTGGCGGCCGGGTCGGTGGTGATCCGGCGCAGGCACGACGCGAGCGACGTGGCGTCGCCCGGCCGGTGCAGCAGCCCGGTCACGCCGTCCTCGATGAGTTCGACGAAGGCGCCGTGTGCGGCGGCGACGGCCGGCACCCCGGCCCCCATGCCCTCCGCGACGACCAGGCCGAACGTCTCCATGGCCACGGAGGGAGCCACTACGGCGACCGACTTCGCGACGCCCTCGCGGCACCGCTCCGGGTCCCACAGGCCGACGTAGCGCACGTCGTCCCGGCCTTTCGCCCAGGCGGTCACTTCCTGCTGGAGCGGTCCCGCCCCGGCGAGCACGAGCGGCACGCCCACCCCGCCGCTCGCCGCGACCTGGTCCCACGCGGCCATGAGCAGCCGTATGCCCTTGGCCTCCGCGAGGCGGCCGAGGTAGAGCACGTGCTCGCCGTCGCCCGTCCTGCGGGCGTCCGGGTCGGGCACGAAGTTGTGCTTGACCGTGAGCCGTTCGGCGGGCATGCCGGACCGCACCAGGGTGTCGCGCTGCGCCGCGGAGATGCAGAAGAACCGCTCCACGCCGGACCACCACCGCCGCCGGTTGACCGCGAGGCTGACGGCGAGCGGCACCGTGGCGAGGCGGGAGTCGCGGTAGCAGCCGTGCCGGACGGCGGGCAGCGCCATCGACGAGCCGACGCATTCGGTGCACGTCCTGCCGTCCCGGTGCAGGGTGCCCGGCGGGCAGACCTGGGTGTAGTTGTGCAGCGTGGCGACGGCGGGCACGCCGGCGTCGGCGCAGGCGGCGAGGACCGCGGGCGACAGGAGCGGGAAGACGTTGTGGACGTGCACGACGTCGGGCCGCTCGGCGCGGAGCCGGGCGGCGAGCTCGGTGCGCACCGCGGGGTTCCACGGCACGAGCAGCGGCACGGTGGCCTTGCTGAGCAGGGAGCGTGCGGCGATGTCGTCGCTGCGCCGTTCGAACACGTCGACGTGGTGGCCCGCCGCGCGCAGCAGCGCCACCTCCTCGTCGACGACCCGGTTCTCGCCGCTGGGCTGGGCCGATGAGTAGCGGTTGTGCACGACGAGAACGCGCAAGTCGTGCGTGTCGTGCAGATCGTTTCTGGCGTGCATGCTTGAGGTCACCTCCGGGCCCATCGCGGGACGTGTCGGGTGGGGACTGCGGGCGTCGAGAGGGGCGGGGGCGGGGCGGGCGTCGCGAGGAGCGCGGCGGCCAGGGCCAGGTGGAGCAGGTAGGGCGAGGCGTCGCCGAGTCCGGCCTCGGTGTACGAGGAGATACCGACGTAGCTGATCAGGAAGATCGCGCAGGCCCTCGACAGGGACGGTGGCCGCAGCAGCGCGACGCCGCCGAGGACGACGAGCATCGACGCCACGATGCTGACGCCGGTCCACCCCTGTTCGTTGTAGACGGCCAGCCAGCTGTTGTCGATCGGCAGCCCGCCGAACGACTTGTCGCCGAGGCCCGTGCCGAACACCTTCTCGCCGGTCGTTCGGGGCGCGGAGAGGAGGGCGTCCCAGACCTTGGCGCGGCCGGTGAGGTTGGAGAGGCTCTCCTGGCTCTGGCCGCGCAGGAACCACGACTGGATCGCGGAGTAAAAGACCACCGCGCCGACCGTGACACACGCGACCGTCCAGGCGAAGAACCGGCGGGCGGCGGCGCTGGTCATGACGAGCGAGCAGATCGCCAGGGCCAGCCCGACGAGCATGCCGACGGTGGCCGTGCGGGTGTGGGTGAGGGCGAGCAGGACGAGCGAGGGCACGATGACGAACGCCGCGCTGCCCTTGGTGGTCCTGCGGCCGATGAGGAGCAGCACGGTGAGCCCGATGATCACCGCGGCGTACTGTCCGATCTGCGGCGGCGTGAGCGGCCACAGCGCACCGACGAGGCGTCCTCCGTAGTACTCGGGCATGGCCGTGCCGGGCGCGATGACGAGGCCGACGGCGACCGTGCAGAGCGCCACGAAGTACATCCGGATGTGGTGGCGTACGAACGTCAGGCTGCCGTCCCACCAGCGGGTGAGCAGCCACAGCGTGCCGACGAAGAGCGTGAGCCTGAAGCAGCGGAACAGCGCGCCGTACCCGACCTCCAGGTTCGCGCTGGAGAGCACGCTCGGGATGAGCAGCAGGGAGAGCAGGAGGAGGAAGGCGCTGGGCCGGATGCGGAGCCGGAGGTTGAGTACGAGGGCCAGCGCGAACGCGGTGACGAGCGCGCCCATGGTGGCCATCTGGATGAGGGAGCGGGGAATGGTGACGATGGTCTTCGCCCCCGCGGAGCCCAGCGTGTTGAGGCCGAGCAGCGCCCAGACGACGCCGACGGCCTTCGGTGTGCCGGCCGGGCGTGCCGCGGTGTCCGTGCTCATCTCAGCCACCGTCCTGTCGGACGAAGGTGCTGCCGGCGTCCTGGCGGGGCGGGGTGTCCTGCCACTGTCCCGAGTCGAGCTTGTGCGTCTGGTCGCCCGCGACGAAGTTCCAGGGTCCGCGGTAGTCGTTGTCGTGCCAGCGGTTGCGCTGCTTCTCGGTGATCGCCTCGGAGACCCGCTTGCCCTTGTACGGCGACCACTTGGGGTAGGTGCCGTAGTTGGAGATGATCGCCATGCGGCCGCAGTCGTCCCCGCACTCGACGACGGACGGGTCGAGGTTGAAGCGGTTGTCGTGGATGTCGACGCGCTGGGTCTTCCACCGGCAGTCGGCGTACAGCGGGGCCTTGGTGATGGCCGGTCGCTTGCAGGTGTCGGTGTCCTTCACCAGCAGCGTGCAGTAGCCGGTCGAGGTGTTGGCCGGGCTGTTGCAGAACCGGTCGGCGTTCTCCCAGAGGGTGATGCCGTTCCAGTTGTTCTCCAGCACGTTCCGATAGATCTCGATCTTGTCGGTGCGGGCGCGGACCCGGGGCTCGCCGCCGGACTCGGAGACGTAGATCGTCGCGTACGGGAAGTCGTCGCCGCGGTCGGCGTTCTTGCGGCCCTCGACCCAGTTGTTCTTGCGGAACGTGTTGTTGCGGATGACCGCGTTGTAGCTGGTCTCGTACATGAGGGCGGCGCCGTCGTTGGCTTCGAGGACGTTGCCCTCGATGCGGAAGTCGTTGTTGTTGTTGTCGGCCCACAGTCCGGCGCCGCGGTTGCCGTGGACCCAGTTGCCGCGGATGTCGGCGCCGTCGACGGCCCAGAACTTGATGCCGCCGGTGCAGCCGCAGCCCGGCCTGCGCCGTTCCCAGTTGCCGGTGTTGTTGCCGACGACCTCGTTGCCCTCGACCACCAGGTCCTTGATCGAGTCGCCGGTCTTGTACGCGTTCATTCCGTACTGCCCGTTGTCGCGCAGGCAGTTGTCGCGGACCTGTTGCCGGGCCCCGGCCATCAGCCCCGCGCCCTTGTTGTTCTGGATCTTGGCGTGCTCGATGACCCAGCCGTCGGCCATGTCGTGGTTGACCACGCCCTCGTTGTGCGGCGCGACGAAGCGCTCCACGGTGAGGTGGCTGATGGTGACGTCGTCGGCGGTGCCGCTGAACGCGTACTGGTTCTTCTCGCGGCCGTCGAGGACCGCGCCGGGCGCGCCGATGTAGCGGTTGCCCTTCTTGGTCATGATCTGCGCGTACCGGTCCGACTCGAGACGGTGCTTCCCCGGCTTGAGCCAGAACGTGGTCTTCGGAGGGTTGCTCCTGGTCTTCTCGGCCAGGTCGCCGACGACCTTGGGGTCGACCGTCACCGCGCCCGCCGGCGCCTTCCCGGGACCGGCGGCGGGCTTGGCGCACACCCGTGCCACGGATGCGGTCGGCGCCGCCGTCGGCTTCGACCGCGCGTCCGACGTGCCCGAGGTGCCCGGCTCGCTCGGTGAGCTGTCACAGCCGCTCACCGCCAGCAGGGCGAGTGCCAGCGGTGCCGCCGGCAGCGCCCAGTGCCGCCACTTGATCCCCACGCGTCCCCCCTAGCCCTGGAACCTGAGTACGGAGGTGAATCCCCGCACGCCGTCGGCGGATGCTCCGGTGCCGACGAGCGTGGTGGCGGGTTCCTTGCGCCCGAACCCGGCGGAGTACCAGCCGAGTGGGGGGTCGCTCTCGCCGTGATGCGCCCGCCAGTGCAGGTCGCCGGGCAGCTCCAGCACGGCGGAGCGGTCCTCGCCGTCGCGGACCCAGGTGAGCGCGGCCCGGTTTCCGTCGAGCTCCGCGGTGATCGCCGGTCCGAGGTGGAACGCCAGGCGCACGGTCCGGTGCGGACCGTGCACCTCGTCGGTTATCCGCACCTCCTGCTCACGCGCTGCCAGTTCGACTCGGCGGCGGTGCACGGCGGGCCGGTAGCCGTCGTGTTCGGCGCACCAGCGGGCCACGTTCCGGCCGGAGGTGTCGGCGACCAGGACGTGGGTGCGGGCGTGCTTGGTCCACAGGAACGGGCCGCCGGAGACGGACTGGTCGGCGTCGTCCAGTTGCAGGGTGTTGTGGCCGAGGGTGGAGCGGAAGTACTGCCGCCAGTGGGGCTGCCCGTGGTAGCAGTACGTGCCCGGGTCGGCGAGCACGTCGATCCCGTCGTGCCTGACCTCCACGGACAGCGCGTCGGCGTGGGCGTGCGCGGCGATGGAGAGGAAGCCGTGCGGGCCGCCGTCGCAGCGGCACCAGATCTTCTCCGGGCCGCGCAGGATGGTCATGCCCGCGTCGGCGAAGTGGGCGGGGCGGCTCGTCGGGCGGGTCACGCGCCGCGGGGTGTCGTTCTTTGCGTACGGGCGGATGAGCGCCGCGAGGAGCGGGGTGCGCACGTCGGACTCCGGCACCTCGGGCCACCAGTCGAGGCGGCCGAACACGGCGTCGCCGGTGGCGAGGAGCGAGGCCCAGCGGTCGGTGCCGGGGCCGTCCACGACGAGTCCGTGCCCGTCGTCCGCGTCACCCTGGCGGGGCGGCCGCAGCCGGTTGTCGACGACGGCTGCGAGCGCGTCGGTCATGCGCAGCAGCACGAGTCGTACGGTCGTGGGCACGGCGACACCGGCGGCGTCCGCCTCGGCCACCGCGGCCAGGCCGAGTTCCAGGACGAGTCCGTGGTACTCGCTCGCCAGCTCGCGGTTGAGGCCGGAGGGGAAGGTGTTGCCGCGCAGGTTCCGCTCCAGGGACCGCAGCGCGCCGTCGCGCCAGCGCGCCGAGGTGGGGAACCACGCGAACGCGCAGGACGCGGCGAGCTGTCCGGCGGCCTCGGCGACGACGTGGTTGTTCGCCGAGGAGCCGCGGCTGGGGAAGGCGGCGAGCCAGCGCTGGTGGTGCCAGATCTGGTTGACCGCGACCGGGTTGTTCTCGAACAGGTCGGCCGCGCCGTGCCAGTCGTCGAGCAGCCTGCGGACCCACACCCACGAAAGGAGCCGGATGCCCAGCTCGATGCCGCTGATCCAGTGCACCCCGCGCAACGGCGCGTTCGCCGCCCACCAGGACCGCAGGTGCTCGGCCACCCGCTCCGCGTACCGCTCGTCCCCGGTGACCGCGTAGGCCGCGGCGAGCACGGTGAGGTACTGGTGCCGGGACGGCTCCCAGATCTGCTTGATGTCGCCGACCGCGTCCTCGTCGCGGTACGGCACGTCGAAGGCGTAGCCCCACGGGGCGCGGCGCCCGGTCTTCGGGTCGTACCACCAGTCCGGGTCCACCAGGTCGTCGCGGACCACGCCGAAGAACTCGGCGTGCCCGGCCATCAGCCGGTCCGCCTCGGCGACGAGCCGCTCGGCGGCCTCCGGCGGCACGGCGCCGAGGGTCCCCGCGGGCAGTACCGCGGTGAACCGGGCGTCGGCGGGGCGCGGGCAGGCGGGCGGCGCGGACCGCCAGCGCCGCCTGCGCACGACGTCACCGGCCCGGCCGCCGACCTCCCGCGGCCCCATCCGGGAGAGCCGTCGCAGGTACCAGCCCGCGCTCATGCTCATTCGGCGCCCGCCAGCGTCACCGGCGCGCCACCGGCCAGGCCGGTCCGCACGGCGAGGGTGGCCGCGGTGGTGGCGGCCAGGGACGTCAGCGGCACCGGCATCGGGGCGCCGGTGCGCACGGCCCTGACGAACGCGGCCAGTTCGGCTTCCTGGCCCTTGTCCCTGGCCTTGGGCAGCCGGGAGCTGACCCACCGCTTGCTGCCGTACACGGAGGCGCGGACGAAGTCGTCGAGCCGCAGCGCCTTGCCGTCGGCGACCAGGTCCAGTGTCTCCTTGGGGAGGCTGGACGGTCCCGAGGTCACGTAGCTGATGGTGGCGGTGGACCCGTCGGGGTAGCGCAGGACGACCTGGAGGTCGTCGTTGCCGGGGGTGGCGAGCGCGTACACGGATGTCGGGTCGGCATCGAGCAGCCAGCTCACCGTGTCGATGAAGTGCCCGCCCTCACCGGCGAACCGGGTGCCCTCGCTGCCCTGCCGGAGGTACCAGCTGCCGTGCTGCAGCCGGCCCGCGTTGACCAGGTAGCGGACGTTGGCCGGTCCCGTCCGGGCGCCGAACCGCTTCTTGGCCTCGCGCAGCAGCGGGGAGAACCGGCGGTTGAAGCCCACCTGCAGCCGGTCGTTCCCGGACTCCTCCACCGCCTTGAGCACACTGGCGAGTTCGTCCTCGCCGAGGGCCAGGGGCTTCTCCACGAAGACCGCCTTGCCCGCGTGGAGTGCCTTCTTGGTCAGGTCGGCGTGGGAGCTGTGGCGGGTGACCACGAAGACCGCGTCGATCGACTTGTCGCCGAGCACGGCGTCGAGGTCGGTGGTCGCCTCGGTGAAGCCGAACTTCCGCTTGGCGTTGGCGGCGGAGAGCGCGGTCGTGGTGACCACGGTCGACAGCTCGACGCCGTCGCGCCCGGTCAGGTGGGGCAGCAGCATCGACGTCGCGTAGTTCCCGGCGCCGACGAACGCGAGGCGCACCGGCGACTTGATGGCGCGGGCCGGGGCCGACGTCCCGCCGCCGCTCAGCTTCACCGCGGGCACGGTCACCGCCGGAGCCGCCGTTTCGCCAGCCTCCGCCGTCTGCTCGGGGTAGCGGAACAGCACGGCGACGGCCTTGAGGTCGCCGTCCTTCAGGCTCTGGTACGTCTCCACGGCCTCGCCGAAGTCGGCGATGTGGGAGATGAGGGGCTCCACGTCGACGCTGCCGCGGGCGGCGAGGTCGAGGAAGCACGCCAGGTTGCGTCGCTCGGTCCAGCGGACGTAGCCGATCGGGTAGTCGCGGCCCTCCAGTTCGTACGACGGGTCGTAGCGCCCCGGTCCGTAGCTGCGGGAGAAGCGGACGTCGAGCTCTTTCTCGTAGTACGCGTTCCACGGGAGGTCCAGGCGGCACTTGCCGATGTCGACGACCCGCCCGCGGTCGCGGCACAGGTGGGCGGCGAGCTCGACGGGCTGGTTGCTGCCGCCGCCCGCGGCCAGATACACCTGGTCGACGCCGTGGCCGCCGGTGAGTTCGGCGACGGCGGCCTCCACGGCGGCGGACGCGGGGTCGCCGCAGGCCGCGGCGCCCAGGCTCTCGGCGAGCTCGCAGCGCGCGGGGTCGGGGTCGGCCCCGACGACGCGGACCCC
The sequence above is a segment of the Streptomyces sp. Je 1-369 genome. Coding sequences within it:
- a CDS encoding DUF4910 domain-containing protein, which translates into the protein MTETGRQMHALVERLYPLCRSITGDGVRATLKIVDEYLPLTVHEVPTGTRVLDWTVPQEWNIRDAYVADSTGRRVVDFAASSLHVLGYSVPVAATMPLSELREHLHTLPDHPSWVPYRTSYYKPEWGFCLSQETLDALPDGDYEVRIDSTLADGHLTYAEHVVPGQVADEVIVSCHVCHPSLANDNLAGIAVATFLARALAEQNPYYTYRFIFAPGTVGAITWLARNAERIDQVKHGLVLACAGDSGRLTYKQSRRGDAEIDRVLRHVLTVSERPHRITEFTPYGYDERQYCSPGFDLGVGSLSRTPYAGYPEYHTSADNPDFVSPEAMADTLAVCREAFGVLDRNRTYQNLSPYGEPQLGRRGLYDALGGRSDTKQAQMAMLWVLNLSDGEHSLLDVAERSGLPFDAVAVAADALHGAGLLKA
- a CDS encoding glycosyltransferase, with amino-acid sequence MRVLVVHNRYSSAQPSGENRVVDEEVALLRAAGHHVDVFERRSDDIAARSLLSKATVPLLVPWNPAVRTELAARLRAERPDVVHVHNVFPLLSPAVLAACADAGVPAVATLHNYTQVCPPGTLHRDGRTCTECVGSSMALPAVRHGCYRDSRLATVPLAVSLAVNRRRWWSGVERFFCISAAQRDTLVRSGMPAERLTVKHNFVPDPDARRTGDGEHVLYLGRLAEAKGIRLLMAAWDQVAASGGVGVPLVLAGAGPLQQEVTAWAKGRDDVRYVGLWDPERCREGVAKSVAVVAPSVAMETFGLVVAEGMGAGVPAVAAAHGAFVELIEDGVTGLLHRPGDATSLASCLRRITTDPAANREMGRAARRRYEQGFSPAVGLERLEEGYRSAIAERSGDGESPSPTGKASTGSRWGTRAGRYGGNR
- a CDS encoding sugar phosphate nucleotidyltransferase → MKVVLFCGGYGMRMRNGASDDVPKPMAMVGPRPLIWHVMRYYAHFGHKEFILCLGYGAHHIKNFFLNYEETASNDFVLRGGQTELLSTDIADWTITFAQTGIESPIGERLRRVRHHLNGDEMFLANYADVLTDAPLPEMIDKFSRRDAGASMMVVPPQSSFHCVELGDDGLVGGITPVSELPMWENGGYFVLRQEVFDHIPENGDLVADGCAQLAKSGRLVAHQHRGFWKPTDTVKERAALDDSYTRGDRPWAVWEHDDAGVGA
- a CDS encoding O-antigen ligase domain-containing protein codes for the protein MSTDTAARPAGTPKAVGVVWALLGLNTLGSAGAKTIVTIPRSLIQMATMGALVTAFALALVLNLRLRIRPSAFLLLLSLLLIPSVLSSANLEVGYGALFRCFRLTLFVGTLWLLTRWWDGSLTFVRHHIRMYFVALCTVAVGLVIAPGTAMPEYYGGRLVGALWPLTPPQIGQYAAVIIGLTVLLLIGRRTTKGSAAFVIVPSLVLLALTHTRTATVGMLVGLALAICSLVMTSAAARRFFAWTVACVTVGAVVFYSAIQSWFLRGQSQESLSNLTGRAKVWDALLSAPRTTGEKVFGTGLGDKSFGGLPIDNSWLAVYNEQGWTGVSIVASMLVVLGGVALLRPPSLSRACAIFLISYVGISSYTEAGLGDASPYLLHLALAAALLATPAPPPPLSTPAVPTRHVPRWARR
- a CDS encoding NAD-dependent epimerase/dehydratase family protein, translated to MRVLLTGHQGYLGTVMAPVLTAAGHDVVGLDSGLFADCVLGPRPADPPGPRVDLRDVTPDHLTGIDAVIHLAALSNDPLGALAPDLTYDINHHASVRLARLAREAGVRRFLYASTCSVYGAAGGGELVAEDAPLRPVTPYAESKVRVEDDLHALADDDFSPVYMRNATAFGYSPRLRADIVLNNLVGHALLSGEVLVLSDGTPWRPLVHAADIARAFTAALAAPRDAVHDLAFNIGSETNNVTVAEIAEQVAEAVSGAKVRITGENGADPRSYRVDFARFRAAIPGFECEWTVKRGALELADAYRKHGLTREDFEQRFTRLAVLRAASDAGTVDDTLRWRR
- a CDS encoding PIG-L deacetylase family protein, producing MIRLGAGPLDRIVAVGAHCDDIAIGAGGTLLTLCTARPGLRVDALVLSGGGSEREQEELAALTAFCPGAELGVTVLKLPDGRMPVHWDEAKAAVEELRARTEPDLVIAPRTDDAHQDHRGLAQLIPTAFRDHLVLGYEIVKWDGDLGRPTAYQPLSPEIAEEKVRLLQEHYPSQRHRPWYDREAFLGLARIRGIECHARYAEAFAVTKLALKLGD
- a CDS encoding right-handed parallel beta-helix repeat-containing protein; this encodes MGIKWRHWALPAAPLALALLAVSGCDSSPSEPGTSGTSDARSKPTAAPTASVARVCAKPAAGPGKAPAGAVTVDPKVVGDLAEKTRSNPPKTTFWLKPGKHRLESDRYAQIMTKKGNRYIGAPGAVLDGREKNQYAFSGTADDVTISHLTVERFVAPHNEGVVNHDMADGWVIEHAKIQNNKGAGLMAGARQQVRDNCLRDNGQYGMNAYKTGDSIKDLVVEGNEVVGNNTGNWERRRPGCGCTGGIKFWAVDGADIRGNWVHGNRGAGLWADNNNNDFRIEGNVLEANDGAALMYETSYNAVIRNNTFRKNNWVEGRKNADRGDDFPYATIYVSESGGEPRVRARTDKIEIYRNVLENNWNGITLWENADRFCNSPANTSTGYCTLLVKDTDTCKRPAITKAPLYADCRWKTQRVDIHDNRFNLDPSVVECGDDCGRMAIISNYGTYPKWSPYKGKRVSEAITEKQRNRWHDNDYRGPWNFVAGDQTHKLDSGQWQDTPPRQDAGSTFVRQDGG
- a CDS encoding class I SAM-dependent methyltransferase; this encodes MTACRLCGSATLASVVDLGATPPCESFLAADRLDLAEPAYPLHLRVCTDCWLAQIPPLIKPEETFTEYAYFSSFSTSWVEHARTFVADAVERAGLGEDAFVVEVASNDGYLLKHVVERGIRCLGVEPSVNVGAAAREAGVPTLTEFLSPDTGAAVRTEHGPANLVVANNVYAHIPDVVGFTQGLRALVADDGWVSIEVQHLLTLIEENQYDTIYHEHFQYYTVASAIRALASGGLALVDVELLPTHGGSIRLWARPAEVAGDPSQRVADVLAREKAAGLQELSGYTEFSARVAKVRRDLLKFLIEAAERGETVVGYGAPGKGNTLLNHCGIRPDLLAYTVDRNPYKHGRFTPGTRIPILAPEQIAADKPDYVLVLPWNLRAELAEQLAYVHEWGGRLVFPIPELSIVEAASSKEVTA